A segment of the Leptolyngbya sp. NIES-3755 genome:
TTTTTTTAATGCTTTCAGAAACAGCATCGGCGTGATCCAAGTTCTGCTTGAGATTGTTCTCGAACTCGATCGAGGTTCCTTTAATACTCTTTACTCTGCCATAAAGCTGCATTCCTTCTAGTGCAAAGTGGCGCAAATCAATTTCTCGTCCACCATCGCGACCTGTGACGTAGTGATTGGCTTTGCTTCTCACCGTTTCTTTTTGGGGATGATCCTCGATCGATAAATCATAGTAGCCCATCTGATCGAGCCAATCGACCACATCTTTGCCCCGGTAGCGTCTCGGTGTTCGAGGAGCACTCCCAACCGATAAATGCACTGTCTTTCCAGCAAGATGCAAATCTTCTGCAATTTGACAGCCAGATTGTCCCGTTCCAATGACTAAAACAGTGTTCGGCAAAGATTGAGGATTCTTGTACTCAGAAGAATGTAGCTGTTGAATCGTATCAGGAATCCGTTCTGAAAGATTAGGAATTCTGGGCAGATGATAGCTTCCCGCAGCAACTACGACTTGATCAGCGGTGAATCGTCCGATCGTAGTAGTGAGTTCAAAGCGATCGTCCTGTTGCCGAACTTTTAGTACTTCTACACCTTCGTGAATTGGGGGATCAAAAGAAGCTGCATAGCTTTTGATGTAATTGACGATCGCATCTTTTTGCATAAAT
Coding sequences within it:
- a CDS encoding hypothetical protein (hypothetical protein ACCM5_10058;~similar to AA sequence:cyanobase_aa:LBDG_30410); the protein is MQTHYSVIIIGGGQSGLSMSYCLKEKGIDHLIFEKHTIAYSWKEKRWDTFCLVTPNWQCQLPGYPYPGHEPHGFMQKDAIVNYIKSYAASFDPPIHEGVEVLKVRQQDDRFELTTTIGRFTADQVVVAAGSYHLPRIPNLSERIPDTIQQLHSSEYKNPQSLPNTVLVIGTGQSGCQIAEDLHLAGKTVHLSVGSAPRTPRRYRGKDVVDWLDQMGYYDLSIEDHPQKETVRSKANHYVTGRDGGREIDLRHFALEGMQLYGRVKSIKGTSIEFENNLKQNLDHADAVSESIKKTIDTFIEKNQIEAPIEPPYQPVWEPIGEPQLLNYQNIEAIVWCTGYQSDFRWIEVPVFDGKGYPGHERGVTPVWGLYFLGLPWLYTWGSGRFSGIARDAQYLADYISARKKVSQDSAWSVVNEFLLGS